The proteins below come from a single Synechococcus sp. WH 8101 genomic window:
- a CDS encoding TolC family protein, with protein sequence MLRRRLLVSLLMAAASWLPANAAPERLSDPLGLSLDQALAQGMEASLMLQQSEAEKATTAAGVGVSRSLFLPKLDVVGLGSWAQVGSSIGFISNLPTIGDLDLDLGGDGYAVIQNTFGNIGLALTYPLIDFERGPLLSAAKALDQAAAARIAEQRRQSRFAITNAYLNLQLSDALIPVWQRSIALSSELLKDAEALRDGGLGARIDVFRARALLATDQRGLSAARSARAIAASALARLLNLPADQSVEATDPLLAQSPWPLELQTSIEAATRNRPALEVIAQAQAAAEAKVRAARGTMLPRVGLLLGGGISGDNLNVPVLNSSGRVSNVPVAGELELPTLTSSGSASGSFYDYGVLLTLRQPLFDGGLSAQSAALARSQVDQQRLLLEQRKQTIIQAVETFWHTHRSAKAAMVSSREAVIATEEAVRDAQLRYRAGIAPVTELLLAQRDLQAARSAEATAIQQWNLSRAGLELETGRQ encoded by the coding sequence ATGCTCCGACGACGGCTCCTGGTTTCCCTGCTGATGGCCGCCGCATCCTGGCTGCCGGCCAACGCCGCACCCGAAAGGCTGAGCGATCCTCTCGGCCTGAGCCTGGACCAGGCCCTGGCGCAGGGCATGGAAGCCTCGCTCATGCTCCAACAGAGCGAGGCCGAAAAAGCAACCACGGCAGCGGGTGTCGGCGTCAGCCGCAGCCTGTTTCTGCCGAAGCTCGATGTGGTGGGCCTCGGCAGCTGGGCCCAGGTGGGCAGCTCGATCGGTTTCATTTCCAATCTGCCCACCATCGGCGATCTCGATCTCGATCTCGGCGGTGATGGCTACGCCGTGATCCAGAACACCTTCGGCAACATCGGGCTCGCACTCACCTATCCCCTGATCGACTTCGAACGTGGACCGCTGCTGTCGGCGGCCAAGGCCCTCGATCAGGCCGCCGCGGCACGGATCGCCGAGCAGCGGCGACAGAGCCGGTTCGCCATCACCAATGCCTACCTGAACCTGCAGCTCAGCGATGCGCTGATCCCCGTATGGCAGCGATCGATCGCCCTCTCCAGCGAGCTGCTCAAGGATGCGGAAGCGCTGCGGGATGGCGGGCTGGGCGCACGCATCGATGTGTTCCGTGCTCGTGCCCTGCTCGCCACCGACCAGCGCGGACTCAGCGCCGCCCGCTCGGCCCGGGCGATCGCCGCCAGCGCCCTGGCCCGATTGCTCAACCTTCCTGCTGATCAAAGCGTGGAAGCCACCGATCCCCTCTTGGCCCAGTCGCCATGGCCGCTGGAGCTGCAGACCTCGATCGAGGCCGCCACCCGCAATCGCCCGGCGCTGGAGGTGATCGCGCAGGCACAGGCCGCTGCGGAAGCGAAAGTGAGGGCCGCCAGGGGCACGATGCTGCCGCGGGTGGGGCTCCTGCTCGGCGGCGGCATCAGTGGCGACAACCTGAATGTGCCGGTGCTCAACAGCAGTGGTCGCGTCAGCAATGTGCCCGTCGCCGGTGAACTGGAGTTGCCAACGTTGACCAGCAGCGGCAGTGCCAGCGGCAGCTTTTACGACTACGGCGTGCTGCTCACCCTGCGCCAACCCCTGTTCGACGGCGGGCTGTCAGCCCAGAGTGCAGCCCTGGCGCGCAGTCAGGTCGACCAACAACGCCTGCTGCTGGAACAACGCAAACAGACGATCATCCAGGCGGTGGAGACCTTCTGGCACACCCACCGCAGCGCCAAGGCCGCCATGGTCTCAAGCCGGGAGGCCGTGATCGCCACCGAAGAAGCGGTGCGGGATGCCCAGCTGCGCTATCGCGCCGGCATTGCGCCGGTCACCGAACTGCTGCTGGCCCAACGCGATCTGCAAGCGGCCCGCAGCGCTGAAGCCACGGCGATCCAGCAATGGAATCTCAGTCGGGCCGGCCTGGAGCTGGAGACGGGGCGTCAATGA